A part of Ancylomarina subtilis genomic DNA contains:
- the mnmA gene encoding tRNA 2-thiouridine(34) synthase MnmA — protein sequence MQIQNEGEKEMTKKVVIGLSGGVDSSVAAYLLKEQGYEVEALFMQNWNDTVGLKSEECPFDEDILFAQMVAKKLDIPFHFVDLSKEYRAQVIDYMFSEYEQGRTPNPDVLCNREIKFDVFLKKALELGADYVATGHYCRKETKIIDGKEVYSLLAGVDNNKDQSYFLCQLSQEQLSKAMFPIGEIEKPEVREIARKAKLASAEKKDSQGICFVGKVDLPIFLQQKLKAKPGVIVEVLAENAHRLLPKSEDLVELAKPYKFRRHHGKKVGEHNGAHFFTVGQRKGLNVGGKAEPLFVIGTDVKENIVYTGMGHSHPLLMRRALFISKEETHWIRPDLMPTEECERRYDIRIRYRQPLQKGTIYFKKEGLYILFDEPQRAVVAGQFAAWYDGDELIGSGPIDGE from the coding sequence TTGCAGATTCAAAATGAAGGAGAAAAAGAAATGACAAAGAAAGTAGTAATTGGATTGTCAGGTGGTGTTGATTCAAGCGTAGCTGCCTATTTGCTAAAAGAGCAAGGCTACGAGGTTGAGGCACTATTTATGCAAAACTGGAACGACACGGTCGGTTTGAAATCAGAAGAGTGTCCTTTTGACGAGGATATTCTGTTTGCACAAATGGTGGCTAAAAAATTGGATATTCCATTCCATTTTGTTGATTTAAGTAAGGAGTATCGCGCTCAGGTTATTGATTATATGTTCTCGGAGTATGAGCAAGGTCGCACACCAAATCCTGATGTGCTTTGCAATCGTGAGATTAAATTTGATGTCTTCCTGAAAAAGGCTCTTGAGCTTGGAGCTGACTATGTGGCCACAGGACATTATTGCAGAAAAGAAACCAAAATAATAGATGGGAAAGAAGTCTACAGCCTTTTAGCTGGTGTTGATAACAATAAGGATCAGAGTTATTTCCTTTGTCAGCTTTCGCAGGAACAGCTATCAAAAGCCATGTTTCCAATTGGAGAGATTGAAAAACCTGAAGTTAGAGAGATAGCCCGAAAAGCGAAATTAGCATCAGCTGAAAAGAAAGACTCACAGGGTATCTGTTTTGTTGGTAAGGTTGATTTACCTATTTTCCTGCAACAGAAACTTAAAGCTAAACCCGGTGTAATTGTAGAAGTTCTTGCAGAAAACGCACACAGACTTTTACCTAAATCAGAGGATTTAGTAGAGTTGGCAAAACCCTATAAATTCAGAAGACACCATGGGAAAAAAGTGGGTGAACACAATGGTGCTCATTTCTTTACTGTTGGTCAAAGAAAAGGTTTAAACGTAGGCGGAAAGGCGGAACCCCTTTTTGTTATAGGAACTGATGTAAAAGAGAATATTGTTTATACAGGTATGGGACACTCTCATCCACTGTTGATGCGTAGAGCTCTGTTTATCTCAAAAGAAGAGACTCACTGGATTCGTCCGGATTTAATGCCAACCGAAGAGTGTGAACGACGCTACGACATTAGAATTCGTTACCGTCAGCCCCTTCAAAAAGGAACCATTTATTTTAAGAAAGAAGGCTTATATATTCTTTTCGATGAACCCCAACGTGCAGTTGTTGCAGGACAATTTGCAGCATGGTACGATGGTGATGAACTAATTGGTTCCGGTCCTATTGACGGGGAATAA
- a CDS encoding SiaB family protein kinase: MSFNLNQWFAENVSENTLFYYKGSVGTERVTKILEKIEAIMDEKKFPLRERKKILNIFIELVQNLYHHGERFEIDNTFKSYGCIIFNTVDHGVEIISANFIKIERLKVFTDYIDHTNSMGTKDLNALYRKVLSNKHFSDKGGGGLGIINMIRKSGNKLKYCSKRTEGDNFFLVLTVKI; the protein is encoded by the coding sequence ATGAGTTTTAATCTTAACCAGTGGTTTGCCGAGAATGTGAGCGAAAACACCCTTTTTTATTATAAAGGGAGTGTTGGCACAGAGCGGGTGACTAAAATTCTGGAGAAGATTGAAGCCATTATGGACGAAAAGAAATTTCCTTTAAGAGAGCGAAAGAAAATCCTGAATATTTTTATTGAATTGGTTCAAAACCTCTACCATCATGGGGAGAGGTTTGAGATTGATAATACGTTTAAGAGTTATGGTTGTATAATTTTTAATACTGTTGATCATGGTGTGGAAATTATATCGGCAAACTTTATTAAGATTGAAAGACTCAAAGTTTTCACGGATTATATCGATCACACAAACTCCATGGGTACTAAGGATCTTAATGCTTTATATCGGAAAGTGTTGTCTAATAAGCATTTTTCTGATAAAGGTGGTGGTGGTTTGGGTATCATAAATATGATAAGAAAAAGTGGGAATAAGCTTAAATATTGTTCGAAACGAACCGAAGGTGATAATTTTTTCCTGGTTCTAACTGTAAAAATTTAG
- a CDS encoding THUMP domain-containing class I SAM-dependent RNA methyltransferase, whose protein sequence is MKTDSGKFRLIAKTFHGLEEVLAQELENLGAEEIRILKRAVSFVGDKALMYKTNLHLRTATRVIKPIYKFTAADTDELYKGIQEIDWSEYLSLKDTISIDSTISSEDFKHSKFVTYRVKDAIVDQFYEKTGDRPSVRVVNPTLRVNVHIDKNTCTVSLDSSGESLHKRGYRVAETAAPLNEVMAAGMILMSEWDKKSNFIDPMCGSGTLLIEAALIAYNIPAGLYRKEFGFQKWADFDQDLWDDIYNEETEIDFDGKIIGCDISDKAMEIAEENIRNAGLRRKIKLTVMPFQQFIPPAEKGILITNPPYGERLKVKDLEGLYSMIGERLKHQFSGYDAWILSYGKECFDSIGLRPSRKVTLFNGSLECKFQKYTMFSGSKKDNYKSRKESER, encoded by the coding sequence TTGAAAACAGATTCGGGAAAGTTTAGATTGATTGCAAAAACCTTTCATGGTTTAGAGGAAGTATTGGCTCAGGAATTGGAAAATTTAGGCGCTGAAGAGATTAGAATATTAAAGCGTGCAGTAAGTTTTGTCGGTGACAAGGCATTAATGTATAAAACGAACTTACATTTAAGAACTGCGACTCGTGTTATTAAGCCGATATACAAGTTTACTGCAGCAGATACAGATGAATTGTATAAAGGCATACAGGAAATTGATTGGAGTGAATATTTGTCTTTAAAAGATACGATTTCAATTGATAGTACAATTAGTTCTGAAGACTTTAAGCACTCGAAATTTGTAACATATCGAGTTAAGGATGCTATTGTTGATCAATTCTATGAGAAAACCGGAGATCGTCCATCGGTTCGTGTTGTAAATCCAACTTTAAGGGTCAATGTACATATCGATAAAAATACCTGTACTGTTTCTTTAGATAGCTCAGGAGAATCCTTACACAAAAGAGGTTATCGTGTTGCAGAAACAGCCGCTCCACTGAATGAAGTCATGGCTGCCGGGATGATTTTAATGTCTGAGTGGGATAAGAAAAGCAACTTCATTGATCCAATGTGCGGATCGGGTACTTTATTGATCGAAGCTGCTCTGATTGCATATAATATTCCAGCTGGTTTATATCGTAAAGAATTTGGCTTTCAAAAGTGGGCTGATTTTGATCAGGATCTTTGGGATGACATCTATAACGAAGAGACAGAAATTGATTTTGATGGCAAAATCATTGGTTGTGATATCTCGGATAAGGCCATGGAGATCGCGGAAGAGAATATTCGCAACGCAGGTTTAAGAAGAAAAATTAAACTGACCGTGATGCCTTTTCAACAATTTATACCTCCGGCAGAAAAAGGAATTTTAATTACCAATCCACCTTACGGCGAACGTTTGAAAGTTAAAGATTTAGAAGGTCTTTATTCAATGATCGGTGAGAGATTAAAGCATCAGTTTTCAGGTTATGACGCATGGATTTTGAGCTACGGTAAAGAATGTTTCGATAGCATTGGTTTGCGTCCATCTCGTAAAGTAACTTTATTCAATGGTTCATTGGAGTGTAAGTTTCAGAAATATACGATGTTTTCAGGAAGCAAAAAGGATAATTATAAAAGCAGAAAAGAATCAGAAAGATAA
- the guaA gene encoding glutamine-hydrolyzing GMP synthase: MQEKILILDFGSQYTQLIARRVRELNVYCEIHPYNHPPKLDDSIKGVILSGSPFSVREENAPIPDLSEIKGKLPLLGVCYGAQHLAHCFGGEVMASNKREYGRANLTSVDNTNELLKGISMNSQVWMSHGDTIERMPDNYKVIASTVDVENAAFAIEGETSYGIQFHPEVYHSTEGTTLLKNYIVDICGCKQDWTPDAFVETTVAELKEKLGDDRVILGLSGGVDSTVAAMLLHKAIGKNLYCIFVDNGLLRKNEFTDVLKKYETLGLNVIGVDAGEKFISALAGVTEPEAKRKIIGNAFVEVFDDESHKIENAKWLGQGTIYPDVIESVSVTGGPSQTIKSHHNVGGLPDYMKLKVVEPLKLLFKDEVRRVGRSMGLEDKFISRHPFPGPGLGIRILGDITAEKVRILQEVDHIYISGLLEDGLYDEVWQAGAMLLPVQSVGVMGDERTYESVVALRAVSSTDGMTADWSHLPYEFLAKVSNKIINGVKGVNRVVYDISSKPPATIEWE, translated from the coding sequence ATGCAAGAAAAGATTTTGATTCTTGACTTTGGCTCGCAGTACACTCAGCTGATTGCTCGACGTGTTCGCGAATTAAATGTTTATTGCGAAATTCATCCTTACAACCATCCTCCAAAATTGGATGATAGTATTAAAGGTGTGATCCTTTCGGGAAGTCCATTCTCGGTTCGCGAAGAAAATGCTCCAATTCCAGATTTATCAGAAATTAAAGGCAAGTTACCACTTCTTGGTGTTTGTTATGGTGCTCAGCATTTGGCTCACTGTTTTGGTGGGGAAGTTATGGCATCAAACAAGAGAGAATATGGGCGTGCAAACCTGACTTCTGTTGATAATACGAACGAGCTGTTGAAAGGCATCAGTATGAATTCGCAAGTGTGGATGTCACATGGTGATACCATTGAGCGCATGCCGGATAACTACAAGGTGATTGCTAGTACCGTTGATGTTGAGAATGCTGCTTTTGCTATTGAAGGTGAAACTTCTTATGGTATTCAATTCCACCCTGAGGTTTATCACAGTACTGAAGGAACAACTTTGTTGAAAAATTACATTGTTGATATTTGTGGTTGTAAGCAAGACTGGACTCCGGATGCTTTTGTGGAAACAACGGTTGCCGAGTTAAAAGAGAAGTTGGGTGATGATCGAGTTATCTTAGGTTTATCAGGAGGTGTTGATTCAACTGTTGCGGCCATGTTATTGCATAAGGCAATCGGTAAAAATCTATACTGTATTTTTGTTGATAATGGCTTGTTACGTAAGAATGAGTTCACAGATGTATTGAAGAAATACGAAACTTTAGGCTTAAACGTTATTGGAGTTGATGCTGGCGAGAAATTTATTTCAGCATTGGCTGGCGTAACTGAACCGGAAGCAAAGCGTAAGATTATTGGTAATGCTTTTGTTGAAGTTTTCGATGACGAGTCACATAAAATTGAAAATGCAAAATGGTTGGGACAAGGGACAATTTATCCTGATGTTATTGAATCAGTTTCAGTAACAGGTGGGCCTTCACAAACCATTAAATCGCATCACAATGTTGGTGGATTGCCTGATTATATGAAACTGAAAGTGGTTGAGCCATTGAAGTTGTTATTTAAAGATGAGGTGCGTCGTGTTGGTCGAAGCATGGGGCTTGAAGATAAGTTCATTAGCCGTCATCCTTTTCCAGGTCCTGGTTTGGGAATTCGTATCTTAGGCGATATCACGGCTGAGAAAGTTCGTATCCTGCAAGAAGTTGATCATATCTATATCTCAGGATTGTTGGAAGATGGTTTGTATGATGAAGTTTGGCAAGCGGGAGCGATGTTGTTGCCGGTACAGTCAGTAGGTGTGATGGGTGATGAGAGAACCTATGAGAGTGTTGTTGCTCTTCGTGCTGTAAGTTCAACCGATGGAATGACAGCAGACTGGTCGCATTTACCATACGAATTTTTGGCAAAAGTGTCTAATAAGATCATCAATGGTGTTAAAGGGGTTAATCGAGTGGTGTACGACATCAGTTCGAAACCACCAGCAACTATTGAGTGGGAATAA
- a CDS encoding S41 family peptidase, with protein sequence MRLLNSTISKSVFTLLLFIVLGFSQIQAQEVRDQTIKYQNLIALVDAFYVDSVSLEKLTEDAIIKVLAELDPHSVYISKDEVKAMNEPLQGSFSGVGIQFNILRDTLMVVATIPGGPSEKAGLRASDRIIKIDNELVAGVGMKNTDVFKKLRGDKGTKVNLAIQRKGEKELLDFLIVRDDIPIYSLDASYMINKHVGYIKLNRFAAKTADEFLEALLKLKEQKMKDLILDLRGNGGGYMTAAIKIVDQLFHKDQLIVFTDGLKSQRHDNLSTDAGAFKDGRVIVLIDEGSASASEIVSGAIQDWDRGLIVGRRSFGKGLVQRQFPLSDGSMIRLTTAHYYTPTGRCIQKPYDNGLMDYRMDIFNRYKTGEMINQDSIHLADSLKYKTLVKQRLVYGGGAIMPDVFVPIDTTANFKYFNLLARKNVLYPFVLTYMDNNRDKLKAKYPDFESFNKSFVITEEMLNDLVAEGDKAKVEHNEEEYMAVKEHLRVHLKALIARDLWDGAEYYQIVNQKNEILDKALEILDNSKEYETYLK encoded by the coding sequence ATGAGATTATTGAATTCTACCATTAGTAAATCTGTATTTACTTTATTACTCTTTATTGTTTTAGGTTTTTCGCAAATACAGGCGCAAGAAGTCAGAGATCAGACCATTAAATATCAGAATTTAATCGCTTTGGTTGATGCTTTCTATGTTGATAGTGTTAGTCTTGAGAAGTTGACCGAAGATGCAATTATAAAAGTTCTGGCAGAACTGGATCCTCACTCAGTTTATATTAGTAAAGATGAAGTGAAAGCCATGAATGAGCCTTTGCAGGGAAGTTTTAGTGGCGTTGGTATTCAGTTCAATATTTTGAGAGATACCCTGATGGTTGTTGCAACCATTCCTGGCGGCCCTTCAGAAAAGGCAGGCTTAAGAGCGAGTGATAGAATTATCAAGATAGATAATGAGTTGGTTGCTGGTGTTGGGATGAAAAATACCGATGTATTCAAAAAATTAAGAGGTGATAAAGGCACAAAGGTTAATTTAGCGATTCAACGTAAAGGGGAAAAAGAATTGCTTGATTTCCTAATTGTTCGCGATGATATTCCAATCTACAGTCTTGATGCTTCATACATGATAAATAAGCATGTTGGTTACATCAAACTAAATCGTTTTGCAGCCAAAACTGCAGATGAGTTTTTGGAAGCTCTTTTAAAATTGAAAGAGCAAAAAATGAAGGATCTTATTCTTGACCTGCGAGGTAATGGGGGTGGTTATATGACTGCAGCCATTAAGATTGTCGATCAGCTGTTTCATAAAGATCAACTGATTGTGTTTACCGATGGTTTAAAATCCCAACGTCACGATAACCTTTCAACAGATGCAGGGGCTTTTAAAGATGGAAGAGTTATTGTTCTGATAGACGAAGGATCAGCTTCGGCTTCCGAGATTGTTTCCGGAGCAATTCAGGACTGGGACAGAGGTTTAATTGTAGGTCGCCGTTCATTTGGGAAAGGTTTGGTTCAGCGCCAGTTTCCTTTGTCGGACGGATCGATGATTCGATTGACAACAGCTCATTATTATACGCCGACTGGTCGTTGTATTCAAAAACCCTATGATAATGGTTTGATGGATTATAGAATGGATATTTTCAACAGGTATAAAACTGGTGAGATGATCAATCAGGATAGTATTCATTTAGCCGATTCGTTAAAATATAAAACATTGGTTAAGCAGCGTTTGGTTTATGGTGGCGGTGCTATTATGCCCGATGTATTTGTGCCTATTGATACAACGGCTAATTTCAAATACTTTAATTTGCTAGCTAGAAAGAATGTTCTTTATCCTTTTGTTTTGACTTATATGGATAATAACAGGGATAAGCTTAAAGCCAAATATCCTGATTTTGAGAGTTTCAATAAGTCCTTTGTTATTACTGAGGAAATGCTTAACGATTTGGTTGCCGAAGGCGATAAAGCTAAGGTGGAACATAACGAAGAAGAGTATATGGCAGTGAAAGAACATCTTCGAGTTCATTTGAAAGCCCTTATTGCAAGAGATTTATGGGATGGAGCTGAGTATTATCAAATAGTGAATCAGAAGAATGAGATATTAGATAAAGCTCTTGAAATACTTGATAACTCTAAGGAGTACGAGACATATTTGAAGTAG
- a CDS encoding endonuclease, translating to MKRNLLSFFAMMLLLSSALMAQIPQGYYDSATGLSGDALKSALNNIIKGHTEYPYSSTSTDVWDILKGADRDPNNPDNVLCIYSKFSVNAAAEYNNADGWNKEHVWAKSRGDFGTTKGPGTDLHHIRAADVSTNSARNNRNFDEAPTPYVDKGGTNNGATPAYTSDVDWIWEPPADVKGDIARMLMYMTVRYEGFDGEPDLELQEAYLDNVSKEPTQARLSTLIQWHLNDPVDDEERRRNNVVYSYQHNRNPFIDHPEFVCEIFDCGGTQPTNSAPVFTSSVVVDATENVAYSYNITATDVDNDNLSFSASSLPSWLSLTDNGNGSAVLSGTPLAAHVGVNSVGLSVSDGQVSAVQNFQITVVGENVSAGAGDLFFSEYIEGSSNNKALEVANFTGSTVDLSAYTIKKQTNGAGLWSGGLVLSGTLANQDVFVAANSSAVAEITSQADYTGGVGEMTFNGNDALGLFKNGVLIDIIGNFDGGSAYFAQDQTMRRKSNIQSPNVTYSVSEWDVLAKDTFTGLGSHVFDGGGEVPDVEAPSTPENLTSSNITENGFDISWSASTDNIAVTNYEVYLNNVLIANQTSQAYSFSSLNAGTTYTVKVIAKDEAGNSSTSASINVQTIAPDTQAPTSPGNLVSSNITENSFDISWSASADNVAVTAYEVYLNDVLVNTQLSQSYSFSSLNAGTTYAVKVIAKDEAGNSSAAANINVQTIAPDSQAPTVPANLAVANVSQTGFDVSWSASTDNVAVTAYEVYLDNILVETQASTNYGFTSLSASTTYIVKVMAKDEAGNTSAATQLSVTTKSAPSSKVLIASDFESGWDNWIDGGSDVSLYSGIRSYQGSYSVNLQDNSGTASAMTSATFDITAYNQIDIEFYYYSYSMETNEDFFVKYFDGSSWQTVASFVSGVDFDNNNYYVATLSFDASLYNFAANAKFRFQCDASSNSDDIYIDLVTITASNNATKSNLVHNVSSVYVKSGLELDENIENEVNIYPNPASEYFDLSLSLEQEVDLTIYIYDLNGRLVSSTKELNCVGDYTKRMNVSGLESGMYLVVVKGDDINFSKRLVVK from the coding sequence ATGAAAAGAAATTTACTCTCATTCTTTGCTATGATGTTGCTGCTTTCGTCAGCACTAATGGCACAAATACCTCAAGGGTATTACGATTCCGCAACAGGTTTGAGTGGCGATGCTTTAAAGAGTGCGCTAAATAATATTATTAAGGGACATACTGAGTATCCTTATAGTTCAACTTCAACTGATGTGTGGGATATCCTAAAGGGAGCCGACCGTGATCCTAATAATCCCGATAATGTGCTGTGTATTTATTCAAAATTTTCTGTCAATGCAGCAGCTGAATACAACAATGCTGATGGTTGGAATAAAGAGCATGTTTGGGCAAAATCAAGAGGGGATTTTGGGACGACAAAGGGACCCGGAACCGATTTGCATCATATTCGTGCGGCAGATGTGTCAACGAATTCGGCTCGAAATAATCGAAATTTCGACGAGGCTCCTACACCTTATGTCGATAAGGGAGGAACGAATAATGGAGCCACACCGGCGTATACCAGTGATGTGGATTGGATTTGGGAGCCACCAGCAGATGTGAAAGGTGATATTGCCCGAATGTTGATGTATATGACAGTTCGCTATGAAGGTTTTGATGGTGAGCCTGATTTGGAATTACAAGAAGCTTATCTTGATAATGTAAGTAAAGAACCTACGCAAGCACGTTTATCAACACTTATTCAGTGGCACTTGAATGACCCTGTTGATGATGAGGAACGTAGAAGAAATAATGTTGTTTATTCATATCAACATAATCGCAACCCATTTATTGATCATCCTGAGTTTGTTTGTGAGATTTTCGATTGTGGCGGAACCCAACCGACGAATTCGGCACCTGTTTTTACTTCATCAGTAGTTGTTGATGCTACTGAAAATGTAGCTTACAGTTATAACATTACTGCTACAGATGTTGATAATGATAACTTAAGTTTTTCAGCAAGCAGTTTACCTTCGTGGTTGAGCTTGACCGATAACGGTAATGGTTCAGCCGTATTGAGCGGAACACCTTTAGCAGCTCATGTTGGTGTAAATTCAGTTGGTCTATCTGTCAGTGATGGACAGGTTTCTGCAGTTCAGAATTTCCAAATTACAGTTGTAGGGGAAAATGTGAGTGCTGGCGCTGGTGATTTATTTTTCTCAGAGTATATCGAAGGTTCATCGAATAATAAAGCGCTTGAAGTAGCCAATTTTACGGGGTCTACAGTAGATTTGTCAGCCTACACAATTAAGAAACAGACCAATGGTGCCGGATTATGGTCGGGTGGATTGGTTTTGAGTGGAACTTTAGCCAATCAGGACGTTTTTGTAGCGGCCAATTCTTCAGCGGTGGCTGAGATTACGAGTCAGGCTGATTACACCGGAGGTGTTGGTGAGATGACTTTTAATGGAAACGATGCTCTTGGATTATTCAAAAATGGAGTCTTGATTGATATTATTGGTAATTTTGATGGTGGTTCAGCTTATTTCGCTCAAGATCAAACCATGCGTCGTAAATCGAACATCCAAAGCCCTAATGTTACCTATAGTGTTTCGGAGTGGGATGTTTTGGCAAAGGATACTTTTACGGGGTTAGGTTCGCATGTATTTGATGGTGGAGGAGAGGTTCCGGATGTTGAGGCTCCAAGTACTCCAGAAAATTTAACGTCATCGAATATTACTGAGAATGGCTTTGATATTTCATGGTCGGCCTCAACTGATAATATTGCCGTAACAAATTATGAAGTATATCTTAATAATGTGCTTATTGCAAATCAAACTTCTCAAGCTTATAGTTTTAGCTCTTTAAATGCCGGAACGACTTATACCGTGAAGGTAATTGCAAAAGATGAAGCAGGTAATTCATCTACCTCTGCAAGTATTAATGTTCAAACAATTGCTCCTGATACTCAGGCTCCAACTTCTCCAGGAAATTTAGTGTCATCGAATATTACTGAGAATAGCTTTGATATTTCCTGGTCGGCTTCAGCTGATAATGTGGCTGTAACGGCTTATGAGGTGTATTTAAATGATGTTCTTGTAAACACTCAGTTGTCTCAATCCTACAGTTTTAGTTCTTTAAACGCCGGAACGACTTATGCTGTGAAGGTAATTGCAAAAGATGAGGCAGGTAATTCATCAGCCGCTGCAAATATTAATGTTCAGACAATTGCTCCTGATTCTCAGGCTCCAACTGTGCCTGCTAATCTAGCAGTAGCAAATGTGAGTCAAACAGGGTTTGATGTTTCCTGGTCGGCTTCAACTGATAATGTGGCTGTAACGGCCTACGAGGTGTATCTTGACAATATTCTTGTTGAAACACAAGCTTCTACAAATTATGGATTTACTTCATTGAGTGCTTCTACAACTTATATCGTGAAGGTGATGGCTAAAGACGAGGCTGGTAACACATCAGCGGCAACTCAGTTAAGTGTAACCACCAAGTCTGCACCAAGTTCAAAAGTGCTTATTGCAAGTGATTTTGAGTCAGGATGGGATAATTGGATTGATGGAGGTAGTGATGTTAGCTTGTATTCCGGAATCAGATCATATCAGGGCTCATATTCTGTCAATTTACAGGATAATAGCGGAACCGCATCAGCAATGACATCAGCTACATTTGATATTACAGCTTATAATCAGATTGATATTGAGTTTTATTACTATTCGTATAGTATGGAAACGAACGAAGATTTCTTTGTGAAGTATTTCGATGGTTCATCATGGCAAACAGTGGCGTCTTTTGTTAGCGGAGTTGATTTCGATAACAACAATTATTATGTGGCGACTTTAAGTTTTGATGCTTCACTGTATAATTTTGCTGCCAATGCTAAGTTTCGTTTTCAATGTGATGCCAGCTCGAATAGTGATGATATTTACATTGATTTAGTAACTATTACGGCTTCGAATAACGCAACGAAATCGAATCTGGTTCATAATGTTTCATCTGTGTATGTGAAGTCAGGTTTAGAATTGGATGAAAATATTGAAAATGAAGTGAATATTTATCCAAATCCGGCAAGCGAATATTTTGATCTTTCTCTAAGTCTTGAACAAGAAGTTGATTTGACTATTTATATCTACGACTTAAATGGTCGTCTGGTATCTTCAACTAAAGAACTAAATTGTGTGGGTGACTATACAAAACGCATGAATGTTTCAGGTCTTGAATCTGGTATGTATTTAGTTGTCGTAAAAGGTGATGATATAAACTTTTCGAAACGATTGGTTGTTAAATAA
- a CDS encoding DUF1987 domain-containing protein, translating into MDTLIIEGTSKTPKVIFDAEKGELLLEGRSIPENSLEFYIPLMEWLDTYSQEVKTDTIVHMKLEYFNTSSSKCILDFFRKLETISNRGNKISINWYFEEDDEDMMEAGEDYDAIVGLPFAIIEQKEA; encoded by the coding sequence ATGGATACTTTAATTATAGAAGGCACTTCAAAAACACCAAAAGTAATATTCGATGCTGAAAAAGGCGAATTATTACTCGAGGGACGTTCAATTCCTGAAAACTCATTGGAATTTTATATTCCATTGATGGAATGGTTGGATACATATTCACAGGAAGTAAAAACGGACACGATTGTTCATATGAAGTTGGAGTATTTTAATACGAGTTCATCAAAGTGTATTTTGGATTTTTTCAGAAAGCTTGAAACAATTTCCAATCGCGGTAATAAGATTTCTATCAACTGGTATTTCGAAGAGGATGATGAGGATATGATGGAGGCGGGTGAAGATTATGACGCAATTGTCGGTTTACCTTTTGCCATTATTGAACAAAAAGAAGCTTAA
- a CDS encoding C1 family peptidase has product MKRILLSALTMTVCVSAFAQQKKDKSIFKEYEPGYYQNSILKDIRNVDAKLENKEVDKRFFMDQSSYDLPNDISLYKNNIQWALPTISQGNTGTCWCFSTTSFYESEVYRLHKKKVDISEIYTVYWEYVEKARRFVKERGDSEFGQGSEGNSVARMWKIYGVVPQSEYTGLKDGRKFHTHEKMYNEMLAYLKFLKKSNAWNEEEAIATIKSIMNHYIGVPPTKFTVEGKEYTPQTYLKDYLQLNPDDYIELLSYKQEPYWQQVEYKVTDNWWHSKEYYNVPLDVYMDAIKSAVREGYTMSIGGDVSEAGFLRTTNCAMIPSFDIPSEYITEDARQFRFSNGTTTDDHGMHLIGYYVDKDGKDWYLIKDSSSGSRNIDEKSPEFGYYFFHEDYVKLKMMGVTIHKDAVKKLLKKFK; this is encoded by the coding sequence ATGAAAAGAATTTTATTATCAGCACTGACCATGACGGTTTGCGTTAGTGCTTTTGCTCAGCAAAAAAAAGACAAATCGATTTTTAAAGAGTATGAGCCAGGTTACTACCAAAACTCTATCCTTAAGGATATCAGAAACGTTGATGCTAAATTGGAAAATAAAGAAGTAGATAAGCGTTTCTTCATGGATCAGTCATCTTATGATCTACCGAATGATATCAGCTTGTATAAAAATAATATACAGTGGGCACTTCCAACCATTTCTCAAGGAAATACAGGTACATGTTGGTGTTTTTCAACAACGTCATTTTACGAGTCAGAAGTTTATCGTCTTCATAAAAAGAAGGTTGATATTTCTGAAATATACACTGTGTACTGGGAGTATGTTGAGAAAGCTCGTCGTTTTGTAAAAGAGAGAGGCGATTCTGAATTTGGTCAGGGATCAGAAGGAAATTCGGTTGCTCGCATGTGGAAAATTTATGGTGTGGTACCTCAATCGGAGTACACAGGCTTGAAAGATGGTCGTAAATTCCATACTCATGAGAAGATGTACAATGAGATGTTGGCTTATTTAAAATTCCTTAAGAAAAGTAACGCTTGGAATGAGGAAGAGGCAATTGCTACCATCAAGTCTATTATGAATCATTACATTGGTGTGCCTCCAACTAAATTTACAGTTGAAGGTAAAGAATATACACCTCAAACTTATTTAAAAGACTATCTACAGTTAAACCCGGATGATTATATCGAGTTGCTTTCATACAAGCAGGAGCCATATTGGCAGCAAGTTGAATACAAGGTAACTGATAACTGGTGGCATTCAAAAGAGTACTATAATGTACCTCTTGATGTTTATATGGATGCAATTAAGTCTGCTGTTCGCGAGGGGTATACCATGAGTATTGGTGGTGATGTTTCTGAGGCTGGTTTCTTACGTACAACCAATTGTGCAATGATTCCTTCTTTCGATATTCCATCGGAATATATTACAGAAGATGCGCGTCAGTTCCGATTCTCAAACGGTACAACTACGGATGATCATGGCATGCATTTGATTGGTTACTATGTTGATAAAGACGGCAAAGATTGGTACTTGATTAAAGATTCCAGTTCAGGATCTCGTAATATCGATGAGAAATCACCTGAATTTGGTTATTATTTCTTCCATGAAGATTACGTAAAACTTAAAATGATGGGTGTTACCATCCATAAGGATGCTGTAAAGAAATTATTGAAGAAGTTTAAATAA